A single window of Methanoregula sp. DNA harbors:
- a CDS encoding type II toxin-antitoxin system HicB family antitoxin, with protein MHRFLVIVEKAGKNYSAYSPDLPGCVASGKTREETEHRMHEAIELHVKGLLEDGLPVPRAHASAAFVAVQ; from the coding sequence ATGCACAGGTTTCTGGTTATCGTAGAAAAAGCAGGAAAGAATTATTCGGCGTATTCCCCGGATCTTCCGGGCTGCGTTGCATCAGGAAAGACGCGGGAGGAGACGGAACACCGGATGCATGAGGCCATCGAGCTCCACGTGAAGGGATTACTTGAAGATGGTCTTCCTGTCCCAAGAGCTCATGCCTCTGCCGCGTTTGTTGCGGTGCAGTAA